One region of Mycobacterium riyadhense genomic DNA includes:
- a CDS encoding acyl-CoA dehydrogenase family protein, which yields MSTADLPEVSDEDFQEILAQTRHFVRTAVIPREQEILDADRVPNDLRDQAKTMGLFGYAIPQQWGGLGLNLVQDVELAMELGYTSLALRSLFGTNNGIAGQVLVGFGTDEQKARWLEPMASGDVVASFALTEPGAGSNPAGLRTKAVRDNDNWVISGQKRFITNAPVADLFVVFARTRPADDRGPGIAVFLVPADAPGVEVGAKDAKMGQEGAWTADVSFADVRVDGAALIGADADIGYRAAMTSLARGRVHIAAIAVGAAQRALDESVAYAATATQGGTPIGNFQLVQAMLADQQTGVLAGRALVRDAARQWVTCEDRRIAPSAAKLFCTEMAGKVADLAVQIHGGSGYMRGVPVERIYRDVRLLRLYEGTSEIQQLIIGSNLVRAAQR from the coding sequence ATGAGCACTGCCGATCTCCCCGAGGTTTCTGACGAGGACTTTCAGGAGATCCTGGCCCAGACCCGCCACTTCGTCCGCACCGCCGTGATCCCGCGCGAGCAGGAGATCCTCGACGCCGACCGGGTGCCCAACGACCTGCGCGACCAGGCCAAGACAATGGGGTTGTTCGGCTATGCGATCCCGCAGCAGTGGGGCGGCCTTGGCCTGAACCTCGTGCAAGACGTCGAGCTGGCCATGGAGCTGGGCTACACCTCGCTGGCGTTGCGGTCGCTGTTCGGCACCAACAACGGCATCGCCGGACAGGTGCTCGTCGGATTCGGCACCGACGAGCAGAAGGCCCGCTGGCTGGAGCCCATGGCATCCGGCGACGTCGTCGCCTCCTTCGCCTTGACCGAACCCGGCGCTGGATCAAACCCGGCGGGCCTACGCACCAAAGCCGTTCGCGATAACGATAATTGGGTGATCTCGGGGCAAAAGCGGTTTATCACCAACGCACCCGTCGCCGACCTGTTCGTGGTCTTCGCGCGCACTCGACCCGCCGACGACCGTGGCCCGGGTATCGCCGTCTTCCTTGTCCCCGCCGACGCCCCAGGAGTCGAAGTCGGCGCCAAGGACGCCAAGATGGGCCAGGAAGGCGCGTGGACGGCTGACGTCAGCTTTGCCGATGTCCGCGTCGACGGCGCCGCGCTGATCGGTGCCGACGCAGACATCGGCTACCGAGCGGCAATGACGTCGTTGGCGCGCGGCCGAGTCCACATAGCCGCCATCGCCGTTGGCGCCGCCCAGCGGGCGTTGGACGAATCGGTGGCATACGCCGCCACCGCGACCCAGGGTGGCACACCGATCGGTAACTTTCAGTTAGTGCAGGCGATGCTGGCCGACCAGCAGACCGGGGTGCTGGCCGGGCGCGCTCTGGTTCGCGATGCCGCACGGCAGTGGGTCACCTGCGAGGACCGGCGGATCGCACCGTCGGCGGCCAAGCTCTTCTGCACCGAAATGGCCGGCAAGGTAGCCGATCTCGCGGTGCAGATTCACGGCGGCAGCGGATACATGCGTGGCGTTCCGGTCGAACGCATCTACCGCGACGTGCGCCTACTGCGGCTGTATGAGGGCACCAGCGAGATTCAGCAGTTGATCATCGGGTCTAACCTGGTTCGGGCGGCGCAGCGCTGA
- a CDS encoding TetR/AcrR family transcriptional regulator produces MKTVTSRLGGRPPLIAVDDIVRVGRELGMRRLSVNAVAAQLGVSATALYRHVESRWELERLVGESLLAELELREDPQEDVERHLLSFGMQLWHFAIDHPGLAAYLQVLFPRGDAGMRLLVAEVEALSHHGYAADAAMVLSSAVATVAISLAARDESNTIATGGDQANGFAAERDAVAGRLAGNAQLSAAHIALPQLSSSEFVRLLLAASIRGLVGEIPPGRPILEVVAAHATGEDR; encoded by the coding sequence ATGAAGACCGTGACGTCACGTCTCGGAGGGCGACCGCCGCTCATCGCCGTTGACGACATCGTCCGGGTCGGTCGCGAGCTGGGTATGCGACGGCTGAGCGTCAACGCCGTCGCGGCCCAACTCGGTGTATCGGCGACGGCCCTGTACCGCCATGTCGAAAGCCGTTGGGAACTCGAGCGTTTGGTCGGCGAGAGCCTGCTCGCCGAACTCGAGCTGCGCGAAGACCCGCAGGAAGATGTCGAACGGCACCTGCTTTCGTTCGGAATGCAGCTGTGGCACTTCGCCATTGACCACCCCGGCCTCGCGGCATACCTGCAGGTGTTGTTCCCACGCGGCGATGCCGGCATGCGGCTATTGGTAGCCGAGGTCGAGGCGCTGAGCCACCACGGGTACGCCGCGGATGCGGCCATGGTGTTGAGCAGCGCGGTCGCCACGGTGGCGATTAGTCTCGCCGCTCGGGACGAGAGCAACACCATCGCAACCGGCGGTGACCAGGCCAACGGCTTCGCCGCGGAGCGCGATGCCGTTGCAGGCCGGTTGGCCGGTAACGCACAGCTGAGTGCGGCTCACATCGCGTTGCCGCAGCTGTCGAGTTCAGAGTTTGTGCGGCTGTTGTTGGCCGCGTCGATCCGCGGTCTGGTCGGAGAGATTCCGCCGGGTCGCCCGATCTTAGAAGTCGTGGCGGCGCACGCCACGGGAGAGGACCGTTGA
- a CDS encoding ABC transporter ATP-binding protein/permease yields the protein MARGLQGAILRGYGARDHMATVIETFLIAPHFVRIRMVSPTLFEDAETEPAAWLRFWFPDPKGSNTEFQRAYTISEADPATGRFAVDVVLHDPAGPASLWARTVKPGATIAVMALMGSSRFSAPEEQPAGYLLIGDSASIPGMNGIVGTVPDDVPIEMYLEQHDDNDTLIPIAHHPRLRVHWVSRCDEKSLADAIESRDWSNWYAWVTPEATTLKNVRKRLRDAFGFPKSEVHAQAYWSAGREMGTRRGGEPKAAEPVAQQPTAAPPSRGSWRTQAAGRLLAPLRSALILSGLLQAVITLLQLAPYVLLVELARLLVSGAEASRLWDIGLAAISLLGLGAALGAALMLWLHVVDARFARGLRSRLLSKMSALPLGWFTERGSGSIKQLVQDDTLSLHYLVTHAIPDAVNAIVAPVAVLVYLFVVDWRVALVLFGPVLVYVVMMSTLAVQSAPRVVQAQRWAERMNGEAGAYLEGQPVIRVFGGAAASSFRRRLDSYIGFLVAWQRPLAGKKTVMDLVTRPATFLWLIAVTGTMFVITQRMDPVNLLPFLLLGTTFGVRLLGIGYGVGGIRAGMLAARRLQIALDEPELAVQEPPHQAPAPDSPATVMFDRVSFSYRPGVPVIRDVSLELRPGTVTALVGPSGSGKSTLAALLARFHDVEQGTIRVGGQDIRSLTADGLYTRVGFVLQETQLVHGTAAENIALAIPDATSAQVQAAAREAQIHDRVLRLSEGYDTILGATTALSGGERQRLTIARAILADTPVLILDEATAFADPESEYLVQQALNRLTRDRTVLVIAHRLHTITRADQIVVLDHGRIVERGTHEELLAADGRYRRLWETGQGHPMAVTAAQEGAR from the coding sequence ATGGCACGCGGGTTGCAGGGCGCGATATTGCGGGGTTATGGAGCGCGCGACCACATGGCAACGGTGATCGAAACCTTCCTCATCGCACCGCATTTCGTCCGGATAAGAATGGTATCGCCGACGCTGTTCGAGGACGCCGAGACCGAGCCGGCGGCCTGGCTGCGGTTCTGGTTTCCCGACCCCAAAGGGTCCAATACCGAATTCCAGCGGGCCTACACGATTTCCGAAGCAGATCCCGCTACCGGCCGCTTCGCGGTCGACGTTGTGTTGCATGACCCGGCCGGTCCGGCCTCGCTGTGGGCGCGCACCGTCAAACCCGGCGCGACCATCGCGGTCATGGCGCTGATGGGCTCGTCACGGTTCAGCGCGCCCGAGGAGCAACCGGCCGGCTACCTGCTCATCGGAGACTCGGCATCGATCCCGGGGATGAACGGGATCGTCGGTACGGTGCCAGACGATGTCCCGATCGAGATGTATCTCGAGCAACACGACGACAACGACACGCTGATCCCCATCGCGCACCATCCCCGGCTGCGGGTGCATTGGGTGAGCCGGTGCGACGAGAAATCACTGGCCGACGCGATCGAGAGCCGGGATTGGTCGAATTGGTATGCCTGGGTGACACCCGAGGCGACGACGCTCAAGAACGTCCGCAAGCGGCTGCGTGATGCGTTCGGGTTCCCCAAGTCCGAGGTACACGCGCAGGCGTATTGGAGCGCAGGCCGTGAGATGGGCACCCGCCGCGGTGGCGAACCGAAAGCTGCCGAACCGGTGGCCCAACAACCTACGGCCGCACCGCCTTCCCGCGGCAGTTGGCGCACCCAGGCCGCGGGCCGGTTACTCGCGCCGCTGCGGTCGGCGCTGATCCTCTCCGGGCTGCTGCAGGCGGTGATAACGCTGCTGCAGCTGGCACCCTATGTGCTGCTGGTGGAACTGGCTCGACTACTGGTATCCGGCGCAGAAGCATCGCGGCTGTGGGACATCGGATTGGCCGCCATTTCGCTGCTGGGCCTTGGCGCTGCGCTCGGCGCCGCCCTCATGTTGTGGCTGCACGTCGTCGACGCGCGGTTCGCGCGCGGGTTGCGCTCACGACTGTTGAGCAAGATGTCCGCGCTACCGCTGGGCTGGTTCACCGAGCGTGGGTCGGGGTCGATCAAGCAACTGGTGCAAGACGACACGCTATCTCTGCATTACCTGGTGACTCATGCCATCCCGGACGCGGTCAACGCAATCGTCGCGCCGGTGGCGGTGCTGGTCTATCTGTTCGTCGTCGACTGGCGGGTGGCGCTGGTGTTGTTTGGGCCGGTGCTGGTGTACGTCGTGATGATGTCGACACTCGCGGTTCAGTCCGCCCCGCGCGTCGTTCAAGCTCAGCGCTGGGCCGAGAGAATGAACGGCGAGGCGGGCGCCTACCTAGAGGGCCAGCCGGTGATTCGCGTCTTCGGCGGCGCGGCGGCGTCGAGCTTCCGGCGCCGCTTGGACTCCTACATCGGCTTCCTGGTCGCCTGGCAGCGCCCCCTCGCCGGTAAGAAAACGGTGATGGATCTGGTCACCCGGCCCGCGACGTTCCTGTGGCTGATCGCGGTGACCGGCACCATGTTCGTCATCACCCAGCGGATGGACCCGGTCAACCTACTGCCATTCTTGTTGTTGGGCACCACATTCGGGGTCCGATTGCTCGGCATCGGCTATGGCGTCGGGGGTATCCGAGCCGGGATGCTCGCCGCTCGTCGACTTCAAATCGCGCTCGACGAGCCCGAACTCGCCGTGCAGGAACCGCCACACCAAGCGCCGGCTCCGGACTCACCGGCGACGGTGATGTTCGACCGCGTCAGCTTCAGCTATCGCCCGGGGGTGCCGGTGATCCGGGATGTATCGCTGGAGCTACGGCCGGGCACCGTTACCGCGCTCGTCGGCCCCTCCGGGTCGGGAAAGTCGACGCTGGCCGCCTTGCTGGCTCGGTTCCACGATGTCGAGCAAGGAACGATACGTGTTGGGGGGCAAGATATTCGCTCCCTGACGGCTGACGGGCTCTACACGCGGGTAGGGTTCGTGCTGCAGGAGACCCAGCTCGTGCACGGGACCGCCGCCGAGAACATCGCGTTGGCCATCCCCGATGCCACCAGCGCACAAGTGCAGGCCGCGGCCCGCGAGGCGCAAATCCATGACCGGGTGCTGCGGCTATCGGAGGGCTACGACACCATACTGGGCGCAACCACCGCGCTATCGGGCGGCGAACGGCAACGCCTTACCATTGCCCGCGCGATCCTCGCCGATACCCCGGTGCTCATTCTCGACGAAGCCACCGCCTTCGCCGATCCGGAATCGGAATACCTTGTGCAGCAAGCCCTTAACCGTCTGACTCGCGATCGCACCGTGCTGGTGATCGCTCATCGACTGCACACCATCACTCGAGCCGACCAGATAGTCGTGCTCGATCATGGCCGAATCGTCGAACGCGGCACCCACGAGGAATTGCTCGCCGCCGATGGGCGATACCGCCGGCTCTGGGAAACCGGCCAGGGCCATCCGATGGCCGTCACGGCGGCTCAAGAGGGTGCCCGATGA
- the fabG gene encoding 3-oxoacyl-ACP reductase FabG, translating into MSLLSGRTAVVTGGAQGLGFAIAERFIAEGARIVLGDVNLEATEAAAKQLGGNEVALAVRCDVTQADEVEALIRTAVERFGGLDIMVNNAGITRDATMRKMTEEQFDQVIDVHLKGTWNGTRLAAAIMREQRRGAIVNMSSVSGKVGMVGQTNYSAAKAGIVGMTKAAAKELAYLGVRVNAIAPGLIRSAMTEAMPQRIWDEKVAEVPMGRAGEPSEVASVALFLASDLSSYMTGTVMEVTGGRHI; encoded by the coding sequence GTGTCGTTGCTGAGCGGGCGGACAGCGGTGGTTACGGGTGGTGCCCAAGGTCTCGGTTTTGCTATCGCGGAACGCTTCATCGCCGAGGGTGCGCGGATCGTGCTGGGTGATGTGAACCTGGAGGCGACCGAAGCCGCGGCCAAGCAACTCGGTGGCAACGAAGTCGCGCTGGCCGTGCGTTGCGACGTCACGCAGGCCGACGAAGTCGAGGCTCTGATCCGGACCGCAGTCGAGCGATTCGGCGGGCTGGACATCATGGTCAACAATGCCGGGATCACCCGCGACGCGACGATGCGCAAGATGACCGAAGAGCAGTTCGATCAGGTCATCGACGTGCACCTGAAGGGGACGTGGAACGGCACCCGGCTGGCGGCGGCGATCATGCGGGAGCAGAGGCGGGGCGCGATCGTGAACATGTCGTCGGTCTCGGGGAAGGTCGGCATGGTCGGCCAGACCAACTACTCGGCGGCCAAGGCCGGAATCGTCGGGATGACCAAGGCTGCGGCCAAAGAGCTTGCCTACCTTGGCGTCCGGGTAAACGCGATCGCTCCCGGATTGATTCGCTCCGCCATGACAGAAGCCATGCCGCAACGCATTTGGGACGAAAAGGTCGCCGAGGTCCCGATGGGCCGGGCCGGTGAGCCCAGCGAGGTCGCAAGCGTTGCGTTGTTCCTGGCTTCGGATCTGTCCTCGTATATGACCGGTACCGTCATGGAAGTCACCGGCGGCCGACACATATGA
- a CDS encoding CoA transferase has protein sequence MLPLNGIRVVEVSSFVAAPLCGMTLSQLGAQVIRIDPIGGASDIHRWPLAATGTSIYWTGLNKGKRSVAIDLRSTEGQELVARLIIEGDGIVVTNAAGLTWLTHELLAAQRPDVIHVQLLGRGNGSTGVDYTVNAATGFPLVTGPVNHAGPVNHALPAWDVCCGLYAALAVVAAVRRRDQSGVGARISLALEDVALATAGNLGLLTEPQVNGTQRQRLGNAIFGQYGQDFTSRDGVAFMVVTLTGRHFRDLVDVTGTGRAVSALAEALGVDFAAEGDRYRYRDALSGLFATWFADHTADEITAALSETTVLYERYRTFGEVVEDQRVTGNPLFSRLHQPGVGDYLAPGLPTAFDGVHPASAPAPALGQDTADVLTEYLGLTAADIARLTSANTIGKDGP, from the coding sequence ATGTTGCCGCTGAACGGAATCCGCGTTGTCGAGGTGTCCAGCTTCGTCGCCGCGCCGCTGTGCGGCATGACACTGAGTCAGCTTGGCGCGCAGGTGATTCGCATCGATCCGATCGGCGGCGCCTCCGACATCCACCGCTGGCCGCTCGCGGCAACCGGTACCTCGATCTACTGGACCGGACTGAACAAGGGGAAGCGCTCGGTCGCCATCGATCTGCGTTCGACCGAAGGTCAGGAGCTGGTTGCGCGGCTGATCATCGAAGGCGACGGTATCGTTGTGACCAACGCCGCGGGCCTGACCTGGCTCACCCATGAACTGCTGGCGGCCCAGCGGCCGGACGTGATCCATGTGCAGCTGCTCGGCCGCGGCAATGGCTCCACCGGGGTGGATTACACCGTCAACGCCGCGACCGGGTTCCCTCTTGTCACCGGTCCGGTCAACCATGCCGGTCCGGTAAACCATGCACTGCCGGCGTGGGACGTGTGCTGCGGCCTTTATGCCGCGCTTGCCGTTGTCGCCGCGGTCCGTCGTCGTGACCAGTCCGGGGTGGGGGCACGCATCAGCCTGGCGCTGGAAGACGTCGCCCTGGCTACCGCGGGCAATCTGGGATTGCTGACCGAGCCACAGGTGAACGGGACGCAACGTCAGCGGCTGGGCAACGCGATCTTCGGCCAGTATGGCCAGGATTTCACCAGTCGTGATGGGGTCGCGTTCATGGTTGTGACGTTGACCGGCAGGCATTTTCGCGACCTTGTCGACGTGACGGGTACCGGGCGTGCGGTGTCGGCGCTCGCCGAGGCGTTGGGGGTGGACTTCGCCGCGGAGGGCGACCGGTACCGTTACCGGGACGCGCTTTCCGGCCTGTTCGCCACCTGGTTCGCCGACCACACGGCCGACGAGATCACCGCGGCCTTGTCGGAAACGACGGTGCTATATGAGCGGTATCGGACGTTTGGGGAAGTGGTTGAAGACCAGCGGGTGACCGGCAATCCATTGTTCTCCCGGTTGCACCAGCCGGGTGTCGGCGACTATCTGGCCCCCGGCCTGCCGACCGCGTTCGACGGCGTGCACCCCGCCAGCGCGCCCG
- a CDS encoding ABC transporter ATP-binding protein, producing the protein MIRTWIRLVPEELRPKVIGYAVLAFVSVVVRAVGTVLLVPLVGALFSDAPQRALVWLGWLTSATVTGWVIDTITARIGFDLGFAVLDHTQHHVADRLPGVRLDWFTADNTAASRQAIASTGPELVGLVVNLLTPLTSAILLPAVIALALLPISWQLGVAALAGVPLLLAALWASARFTRRADKAADAANTALTERIIEFARTQQALRAARRVEPARSLVGSALNAQHGATMRLLLMQIPGQLLFTFASQLALVALAGATTALTVTGTLTVAEAIALIVVMARYLEPFTTVSELAPALESVRATLDRIRAVLSAPVVLAGAGALRDGAAAPRIDFEDVVFSYDGVSGPVLDGISFSVQAGTTTAIVGPSGSGKSTILALIAGLYEPTRGRVLIDGVDAATLTADHRRAVSSVVFQHPYLFHGTIRDNVCAGDPGADDDRFAQAVRLARVDELVGRLPDGLETVVGEAGSALSGGERQRVSIARALLKPAPVLLVDEATSALDTENEVAVVDALTADPQSRTRVIVAHRLASIRHADRVLFIEDGRVVEDGSINELLTASGRFAEFWRQQHDAAEWRIHAE; encoded by the coding sequence ATGATCCGCACCTGGATACGCCTTGTTCCAGAAGAGCTCCGCCCCAAAGTGATTGGCTATGCCGTGCTCGCATTCGTGTCCGTGGTGGTGCGCGCGGTCGGCACGGTGTTGCTGGTCCCGTTGGTGGGGGCGTTGTTCAGCGACGCACCGCAACGAGCATTGGTCTGGCTGGGCTGGCTCACCTCCGCGACCGTGACGGGGTGGGTGATCGACACCATCACGGCGCGAATCGGTTTCGATCTTGGTTTTGCCGTGCTCGACCACACGCAGCATCACGTGGCCGATCGGCTTCCCGGTGTTCGGCTGGACTGGTTCACCGCCGACAACACCGCGGCCTCCCGGCAGGCGATTGCCTCAACCGGGCCGGAACTCGTTGGTCTGGTGGTCAACTTGCTGACCCCGCTGACCTCGGCGATCCTGCTGCCCGCGGTCATTGCGCTGGCCTTGTTGCCGATCTCCTGGCAGCTCGGGGTGGCGGCGCTGGCCGGGGTGCCGTTGTTGCTAGCGGCGTTGTGGGCCTCGGCCCGCTTCACGCGTCGCGCGGACAAGGCGGCCGATGCAGCCAACACCGCGCTCACCGAGCGAATCATCGAGTTCGCCCGGACCCAGCAGGCGTTGCGCGCCGCGCGTCGTGTCGAGCCGGCGCGAAGTCTGGTGGGCTCCGCGCTGAACGCGCAGCACGGCGCGACAATGCGGTTGCTGCTCATGCAGATTCCGGGCCAGCTGTTGTTCACTTTTGCCAGCCAGCTGGCTCTCGTCGCGCTGGCGGGCGCCACCACCGCGCTGACGGTGACGGGCACGCTGACGGTGGCGGAGGCGATCGCGCTGATCGTTGTGATGGCCCGCTACCTGGAGCCATTCACCACCGTCAGCGAACTCGCACCGGCGCTGGAGAGCGTTCGCGCCACACTCGACCGCATTCGTGCTGTCCTGAGCGCGCCCGTCGTACTGGCCGGAGCGGGTGCGCTGCGTGACGGCGCCGCGGCTCCGCGCATCGACTTCGAAGACGTTGTCTTTAGCTATGACGGCGTAAGTGGGCCGGTGCTCGACGGGATCAGCTTCTCCGTGCAGGCGGGAACCACGACGGCGATTGTCGGCCCCTCCGGCTCTGGCAAGAGCACCATCTTGGCGCTGATCGCCGGTCTGTACGAGCCGACCCGAGGCCGCGTGCTCATCGATGGGGTCGACGCCGCCACACTGACTGCCGACCACCGGAGGGCGGTTAGCAGCGTCGTGTTCCAGCATCCTTACCTATTTCACGGGACGATCCGCGACAACGTGTGCGCCGGAGACCCCGGTGCCGACGACGACCGATTTGCGCAGGCTGTTCGGCTGGCGCGAGTCGACGAGCTGGTGGGCAGGTTGCCGGACGGCCTGGAAACGGTCGTCGGCGAAGCCGGCTCGGCGCTGTCCGGCGGTGAGCGGCAACGGGTCAGCATCGCGCGCGCCTTGCTGAAGCCCGCGCCGGTACTGCTGGTCGACGAGGCGACGAGCGCCCTGGACACCGAGAACGAGGTTGCGGTGGTTGACGCGCTCACCGCCGATCCGCAATCGCGTACCCGGGTGATCGTCGCGCATCGGTTGGCCAGCATTCGGCATGCCGACCGCGTCCTCTTTATCGAGGATGGCCGAGTGGTCGAGGACGGTTCGATCAACGAATTGCTCACTGCAAGTGGACGTTTCGCCGAGTTTTGGCGACAGCAGCACGACGCCGCCGAGTGGCGGATCCACGCAGAGTGA
- a CDS encoding acetyl-CoA C-acetyltransferase, with protein sequence MSSAVICEPIRTPIGRYGGMFKSQTAVDLGVAALKGLLERTGIAPDAVQDVILGHCYPSSEAPAIGRVVALDAGLPVTVPGMQVDRRCGSGLQAVIQACLQVSSGDNDLVIAGGCESMSNVAFYSTDMRWGGGRTGVRVHDGLTRGRTTAGGRHYPVPGGMLETAENLRRRYDISRLEQDELAVTSHQRAVAAQQDGILAQEIIPVAVPARQGEDLIDTDEHPRADTSVESLAKLKPVLFKEDPDATVTAGNSSGQNDAAAMCVVTTPEKAAEYGLTPLVRLVSWGQAGVAPNIMGIGPVPATEVALAKAGLSLRDMDVIELNEAFAAQALAVMREWKFGAADRDRTNVHGSGISLGHPVGATGGRMLATLARELDRRQARYGLETMCIGGGQGLAAVFERVT encoded by the coding sequence ATGAGTAGCGCCGTCATTTGTGAACCGATACGGACACCGATCGGCCGCTACGGCGGAATGTTCAAGTCGCAGACCGCCGTTGATCTCGGGGTTGCCGCGTTGAAAGGGCTGCTGGAACGAACCGGGATCGCGCCCGACGCGGTGCAAGACGTGATTCTCGGACACTGCTACCCCAGCAGTGAGGCGCCGGCGATCGGGCGCGTAGTCGCGTTGGATGCCGGCCTGCCGGTGACGGTTCCCGGCATGCAGGTCGACCGTCGCTGTGGGTCCGGCCTGCAGGCGGTGATCCAGGCGTGTCTGCAAGTGAGCAGCGGCGACAACGATCTCGTGATCGCCGGCGGCTGCGAAAGCATGAGCAACGTCGCGTTCTATTCCACCGACATGCGCTGGGGCGGTGGCCGAACCGGTGTCCGGGTGCATGACGGGCTGACACGGGGCCGTACTACCGCCGGCGGCCGGCACTACCCCGTGCCGGGCGGAATGCTGGAAACCGCCGAAAACCTGCGCCGCCGGTATGACATTTCGCGTCTGGAACAAGACGAGCTTGCGGTGACGTCGCACCAGCGCGCGGTGGCCGCTCAGCAGGACGGCATCCTGGCCCAGGAGATCATTCCGGTTGCGGTGCCAGCCCGGCAGGGCGAGGATTTGATCGACACCGACGAACATCCCCGCGCCGACACGTCGGTGGAATCGCTGGCCAAGCTCAAACCGGTTCTGTTTAAAGAGGATCCTGATGCGACCGTGACGGCCGGCAACTCCAGCGGCCAAAACGACGCCGCCGCCATGTGCGTGGTGACCACTCCGGAGAAGGCCGCCGAATACGGCTTGACGCCGTTGGTCCGGTTGGTGTCGTGGGGGCAGGCGGGTGTCGCGCCCAACATCATGGGCATCGGTCCGGTGCCCGCCACCGAGGTCGCGCTTGCCAAGGCCGGCCTGAGCCTGCGCGACATGGACGTCATCGAACTCAACGAAGCCTTTGCCGCCCAGGCGCTTGCGGTGATGCGCGAGTGGAAGTTCGGCGCCGCCGACCGGGACCGCACCAACGTGCACGGCTCCGGAATCTCGCTCGGCCACCCGGTCGGAGCGACCGGCGGGCGGATGCTGGCCACCCTGGCGCGCGAGCTCGACCGCCGCCAGGCCCGCTACGGTTTGGAGACCATGTGCATCGGCGGTGGCCAAGGCCTTGCCGCGGTCTTCGAACGGGTCACCTGA
- a CDS encoding phosphotransferase family protein has product MIPRYPGDVTPEWLSAVLSERGTPVEVSQADVDAIGTGQTGSTYRVTAKYRTNPGGLPPTFVIKLPSQDDTVRGRVAIGYRSECAFYTYMVDRVQVPTPQCFYSGIAEDAMDFALLLADQAPAVQGDQIAGCGEREARLAVTALAGLHGPGWCDPFWLDLPEIAFQRPDEASARGLGEVARMSADVTLDKLGDRLSPDDRETVSATMGLVAPWLLAERDRFALLHGDYRLDNLLFDPDLAWVSVVDWQTIGVGLPARDLAYFTATSLNSELRAAIEEDLVDAYYQALSGYGINDYDRETCWRDYRLGMPHVVLISALGFAFAAGTERGDDMVVTMLRRGCRAIRDLETLELIG; this is encoded by the coding sequence GTGATTCCCCGGTATCCCGGTGATGTGACGCCTGAGTGGTTGTCGGCGGTACTCAGTGAACGGGGCACACCCGTAGAGGTCTCCCAGGCCGACGTCGACGCCATCGGGACCGGGCAGACCGGCTCCACCTACCGGGTGACTGCCAAGTACCGGACAAACCCGGGTGGATTGCCGCCAACCTTTGTGATCAAGCTGCCGTCCCAGGATGACACCGTGCGTGGCCGGGTCGCCATCGGCTATCGCAGTGAGTGCGCGTTTTACACGTACATGGTTGATCGGGTCCAGGTGCCGACACCGCAGTGCTTCTACAGCGGGATCGCCGAGGACGCAATGGACTTCGCGCTGCTACTCGCCGACCAGGCGCCCGCGGTGCAGGGCGATCAGATCGCCGGCTGTGGCGAACGAGAGGCTCGGTTGGCGGTTACCGCGCTGGCCGGTTTACACGGACCTGGCTGGTGCGATCCGTTCTGGCTTGATCTCCCCGAGATCGCGTTTCAGCGTCCGGATGAGGCATCCGCCCGGGGGCTGGGCGAGGTCGCGCGGATGAGCGCCGACGTCACACTGGACAAGCTCGGCGACCGACTCAGCCCCGATGATCGTGAGACAGTAAGTGCGACAATGGGTTTGGTGGCGCCGTGGCTACTTGCCGAGCGGGACCGATTCGCCCTGCTGCATGGTGATTATCGCCTCGACAACCTGCTGTTCGATCCCGACCTCGCCTGGGTAAGCGTGGTCGATTGGCAGACCATCGGCGTCGGCCTTCCGGCGCGGGATCTCGCGTACTTCACCGCTACCAGTCTCAATTCCGAGTTGCGGGCCGCCATCGAGGAAGACCTCGTCGACGCGTATTACCAAGCCCTATCGGGCTACGGCATCAACGACTACGACCGCGAAACATGTTGGCGCGATTACCGGCTCGGCATGCCGCATGTCGTCCTGATCTCGGCACTGGGATTCGCCTTCGCCGCCGGCACCGAGCGCGGCGACGACATGGTGGTGACCATGCTGCGCCGCGGTTGTCGGGCGATCCGCGATCTGGAGACGCTCGAGCTGATCGGCTGA